One region of Polaribacter pectinis genomic DNA includes:
- a CDS encoding aspartyl protease family protein, with the protein MKKTILFFILLFFIQIANAQSEFKIFGSDSNHEQISFKLINNLIVIPIEINGDKLSFILDTGVNKTILFNLTKNDSVGLLNTKKVSLRGLGKGKAVDALLSRNNTFKIKNIVSSNESLYVILKDYFDLSSKMGTTIHGIIGYSLLKDFVVRINYKTKKIDFYNPDTYTYSKCRKCETIPLLFYRKKPFVNAMVQLDTIGNKMTEVKMLIDSGGSDALWLFENSKENIKTPKRFFNDILGEGLSGTIFGNRSRIPQFKIGEFEIENPTVSFLDSASTHNARKFKQRNGSIGGNILKRFKVWIDYPNKKLVLKKNGSFKNGFNYNMSGLDVVYHGRQLVKEKVSQVFKTPYDRSTSDRNSVSFVTRYTFNFKPAYIIRKVLQNSAADKVGLMQGDIILSLNGKPSHEFTLNDIINRFQEKDRKKIRITVRRNGEKIKFEFRLEKKI; encoded by the coding sequence TTGAAAAAAACTATTCTCTTTTTTATTTTACTTTTTTTTATTCAAATTGCAAATGCGCAATCTGAATTTAAAATTTTTGGTTCAGATAGCAACCACGAGCAAATTAGTTTTAAACTCATAAATAATTTAATTGTAATTCCTATTGAAATAAATGGAGATAAACTTTCATTTATATTAGATACAGGTGTTAATAAAACCATCCTTTTTAATTTAACTAAAAATGATAGTGTTGGACTTTTAAATACAAAAAAAGTGAGTTTACGCGGTTTGGGAAAAGGAAAAGCTGTAGATGCTTTATTATCTAGGAACAACACTTTTAAAATTAAAAATATTGTTAGCAGCAATGAATCTCTATATGTTATTTTAAAAGATTATTTTGATTTATCTAGCAAAATGGGAACAACTATTCATGGAATTATTGGGTATAGCCTATTAAAAGATTTTGTCGTTAGAATAAATTATAAGACCAAGAAAATTGATTTTTATAATCCAGATACCTATACGTATTCTAAATGTAGAAAATGTGAAACGATTCCGCTATTGTTTTATAGAAAAAAACCATTTGTAAATGCAATGGTTCAATTAGATACAATTGGCAATAAAATGACAGAAGTTAAAATGCTAATTGATTCTGGTGGTAGTGATGCTTTGTGGTTATTTGAAAATTCTAAAGAAAATATAAAAACACCAAAACGTTTTTTTAATGATATATTAGGTGAAGGTTTAAGTGGAACAATTTTTGGAAATAGAAGCAGAATACCTCAATTCAAAATAGGAGAATTCGAAATTGAAAATCCTACAGTTTCTTTTTTAGATTCAGCATCTACACACAATGCAAGAAAATTTAAACAACGCAATGGTAGTATTGGAGGTAATATTTTAAAAAGGTTTAAAGTTTGGATAGATTACCCAAATAAAAAACTTGTACTAAAAAAGAATGGTTCTTTTAAAAATGGATTTAATTATAACATGAGTGGTTTGGATGTTGTTTATCACGGTAGACAGCTTGTTAAAGAAAAAGTGTCTCAAGTATTTAAAACACCTTATGACAGAAGCACAAGTGATAGAAATTCTGTTTCCTTTGTTACTAGATATACTTTTAACTTTAAACCTGCCTATATAATTAGAAAAGTATTACAAAACTCTGCTGCAGACAAAGTTGGTTTAATGCAAGGAGATATTATTTTAAGTCTTAATGGGAAACCTTCCCATGAATTTACTTTAAATGATATTATTAATAGGTTTCAAGAAAAAGACAGAAAGAAAATTAGAATTACTGTTAGAAGAAATGGCGAAAAAATAAAATTTGAATTTCGTTTAGAAAAGAAAATCTAA
- a CDS encoding SCO family protein: MKKLKKLKEISFIFITVLLFNCNNSATKKEKVTSRVDALPYFNEASFTPKWLDSNSKDLKSFHKIPDFSLTNQNGVTITQKTFENKIYVTDFFFTTCPGICPKMTSNMDLVQQEFINDDEVLMLSHSVTPSIDSVAKLKKYAIDKNIQKNWHLVTGDKKEIYDLGRESYFVEEDLGEPKGLDDFLHTENFILVDKNKHIRGIYNGLNKNSVIQLIADIKTLKKE, from the coding sequence ATGAAAAAATTGAAGAAGCTAAAAGAAATTAGTTTCATTTTTATAACAGTTTTATTATTTAACTGTAATAATTCTGCAACTAAAAAAGAGAAAGTTACAAGTAGAGTAGATGCTTTGCCTTATTTTAATGAAGCATCTTTTACTCCAAAATGGTTAGATTCTAATAGTAAAGATTTAAAATCATTTCATAAAATTCCAGATTTTAGTTTAACCAACCAAAATGGAGTAACGATTACTCAAAAAACATTTGAAAATAAAATTTATGTAACCGATTTTTTCTTTACAACTTGTCCTGGAATTTGTCCAAAAATGACTTCGAATATGGATTTGGTTCAACAAGAATTTATAAATGATGATGAAGTTTTAATGCTTTCACATTCAGTAACACCAAGTATAGATTCTGTAGCGAAACTAAAAAAATATGCTATAGATAAAAATATTCAAAAGAATTGGCATTTGGTTACAGGTGATAAAAAAGAAATTTACGATTTGGGTAGAGAATCTTATTTTGTAGAAGAAGATTTGGGAGAACCAAAAGGTTTAGATGATTTTTTGCACACAGAGAATTTTATTTTAGTTGATAAAAATAAACACATTAGAGGTATTTATAACGGTTTAAATAAAAATTCTGTAATTCAATTAATTGCAGATATAAAAACTTTAAAAAAGGAATAG
- a CDS encoding pyridoxal phosphate-dependent aminotransferase, with the protein MPSISKKGIQMPESPIRKLVPYAEDAKKRGVKVFHLNIGQPDIKTPQVALDAVKNNTIETLSYARSEGSEEYRTKLARYYVNNNIPVTADNIIVTTGGSEALLFTIGSITDPGDEIIIPEPFYANYNGFSTASGVTVVPVISKIEDNFALPKIEDFEKLITNKTKAILICNPGNPTGYLYSEEEIEKLKKIVLKHDLYLIADEVYREFAYDGLKHTSVLSLEGLDQHAIVIDSVSKRYSMCGARIGCIVSKNVTFVKTAIKFAQARLSPPTYALIASEAALDTPQSYFDDVIEEYVSRRNTLIAELKKIDGVKVANPKGAFYCVAELPVKDSDAFAQWLLEDFNLNNETVMVAPASGFYSTPGEGKNQIRMAYVLNENDLKRSVEILAEALKQYPN; encoded by the coding sequence ATGCCATCAATATCTAAAAAAGGAATACAAATGCCAGAGTCACCAATTAGAAAATTGGTGCCATATGCAGAAGATGCTAAAAAAAGAGGAGTAAAAGTTTTTCATTTAAATATTGGTCAGCCAGATATTAAAACACCACAAGTAGCTTTAGATGCTGTTAAAAACAATACCATAGAAACACTTTCATATGCACGTTCTGAAGGTTCGGAAGAATACAGAACCAAATTAGCGAGGTATTATGTTAATAATAACATTCCAGTAACTGCAGATAATATTATTGTAACTACTGGTGGTTCTGAAGCATTACTTTTCACGATTGGAAGTATTACAGATCCAGGAGACGAAATTATTATTCCGGAACCATTTTATGCAAACTATAATGGTTTTTCTACAGCTTCTGGTGTAACAGTAGTTCCTGTAATTTCTAAAATTGAAGATAATTTTGCCTTACCAAAAATTGAAGATTTCGAAAAGTTAATTACCAATAAAACCAAAGCAATTTTAATTTGTAATCCAGGAAACCCAACAGGATATTTATATTCTGAAGAGGAAATCGAAAAATTAAAAAAGATTGTTTTAAAACACGACCTTTATTTAATTGCTGATGAAGTGTATAGAGAATTTGCTTACGATGGCTTAAAACATACTTCCGTTTTATCTTTAGAAGGTTTAGACCAACATGCAATTGTTATCGATTCTGTTTCTAAACGTTACAGTATGTGTGGTGCAAGAATTGGTTGTATTGTTTCTAAAAATGTAACTTTTGTAAAAACGGCTATTAAATTTGCACAAGCACGTTTAAGTCCACCAACGTATGCATTAATTGCAAGTGAAGCAGCTTTAGACACACCACAATCTTATTTCGACGATGTTATCGAGGAATATGTTTCTCGAAGAAATACATTAATTGCTGAATTGAAAAAAATTGACGGCGTAAAAGTTGCCAACCCAAAAGGTGCTTTTTATTGTGTAGCAGAATTACCCGTTAAAGATTCTGATGCTTTTGCACAATGGTTATTAGAAGATTTTAATTTGAATAACGAAACAGTTATGGTTGCTCCTGCAAGTGGATTTTATTCTACTCCTGGTGAAGGAAAAAACCAAATTAGAATGGCGTATGTTTTAAATGAAAACGATTTAAAACGTTCAGTTGAAATTTTAGCAGAAGCTTTAAAACAATATCCTAATTAG
- a CDS encoding YHYH protein → MINRILTIAIFGLLCTSCKSNSHSHTHSEETTNHAHKKEGYFGSYSLEDKNFGTKTIVTVTDTERKIVTNALPNHKTGEFPRKGNPNTISAQKRTYLLPVNPKYTGKPTWVREPGVALNGVKFEPGTAEVVVCETGENYRVEAFQDIIDLGLDFNNAHVQPTGAYHYHGTPTEVITKFDSGKDLVHIGFANDGFPIYYSKSSAYKPSYKLLDGNREGEDCTYTNPKQTLDISVGGHHDGSYGSDFEYVANSGDLDECNGITVDGKYMYIVTNEFPYVSRCLMGEVTQEERRGGGERRGDLMAQMDTNKDGKLSKSEIKGPLKEQFSKIDLNADGFISKEELQKVTRTNRGIRR, encoded by the coding sequence ATGATAAATAGAATTTTAACCATAGCAATCTTTGGTCTTTTATGCACAAGTTGTAAAAGCAACAGTCATTCTCATACACATTCAGAAGAAACAACAAACCACGCTCATAAAAAAGAAGGTTACTTTGGTTCTTACAGTTTAGAAGATAAAAATTTTGGCACAAAAACAATTGTAACAGTTACAGATACTGAAAGAAAAATAGTTACAAATGCCTTACCAAATCATAAAACAGGTGAGTTTCCAAGAAAAGGAAATCCGAATACAATTTCAGCACAAAAAAGAACGTATTTATTACCAGTAAATCCAAAATACACTGGAAAACCAACTTGGGTTAGAGAACCAGGAGTTGCTTTAAATGGCGTGAAATTTGAACCTGGAACTGCGGAAGTTGTAGTTTGTGAAACTGGCGAAAACTACAGAGTAGAAGCTTTTCAAGATATAATAGATTTAGGTTTAGATTTTAACAATGCACATGTGCAACCAACAGGAGCGTATCATTATCATGGAACTCCAACTGAAGTTATTACCAAGTTCGATTCCGGTAAAGATTTGGTTCATATTGGTTTTGCAAACGATGGTTTTCCTATTTATTATTCTAAAAGTAGTGCTTATAAACCGAGTTATAAATTGTTAGACGGAAATCGTGAAGGTGAAGATTGTACTTACACAAATCCGAAGCAAACATTAGATATTTCTGTAGGTGGACATCATGATGGTTCTTATGGTTCAGATTTTGAATATGTTGCTAATTCAGGCGATTTAGATGAATGTAATGGAATTACAGTCGATGGAAAATACATGTACATTGTTACCAATGAATTTCCTTATGTAAGTCGTTGTTTAATGGGAGAAGTTACTCAAGAGGAAAGAAGAGGTGGAGGAGAAAGAAGAGGAGATTTAATGGCGCAAATGGATACAAATAAAGATGGGAAATTATCTAAAAGTGAAATAAAAGGACCTTTAAAAGAACAATTTTCTAAAATTGATTTAAATGCTGATGGTTTTATTTCGAAAGAAGAATTACAAAAAGTAACAAGAACAAATAGAGGAATTAGAAGATAA
- the murB gene encoding UDP-N-acetylmuramate dehydrogenase: MKIQQNISLKNYNTFGISTNAKRFVSITSYYDLQQLLKVEKNLFLISGGSNMLLTKDIEKLVVHIDMKGISIDNEDDNFVYITVNAGENWHDFVLFCIAENYGGIENLSLIPGNVGTCPIQNIGAYGVEVKDTITKVEAIEIETGKRVTFSNEDCQFGYRNSIFKNELKGKVILTAVSFKLTKQKHQLNTSYGAIETELASKNITKPTLKNISDAVITIRKSKLPDPKEIGNSGSFFKNPVISKEQFLELQKQNPNVPSYTVSETEIKVPAGWLVEQSGFKGKRFGDAGVHEKQALVLVNYGNASGEEIYALAKKIQKTVLEKFKISLEIEVNVIA, translated from the coding sequence TTGAAAATTCAACAAAACATATCGCTTAAAAATTACAACACGTTTGGTATTTCTACAAATGCCAAACGTTTTGTTTCTATTACTTCTTATTACGATTTACAGCAATTGTTAAAAGTTGAAAAAAACCTTTTCTTAATTTCTGGCGGAAGTAATATGTTATTGACAAAAGATATTGAAAAGTTGGTTGTTCATATTGATATGAAAGGGATTTCTATTGATAATGAAGATGATAATTTTGTCTATATTACTGTAAATGCTGGTGAAAACTGGCACGATTTTGTCCTTTTTTGTATTGCTGAAAATTATGGCGGAATCGAGAATTTATCTTTAATTCCTGGTAATGTTGGTACTTGTCCTATTCAGAATATTGGTGCTTATGGAGTTGAAGTAAAAGATACAATTACCAAAGTTGAAGCGATTGAAATTGAAACTGGTAAACGAGTTACTTTTTCGAATGAAGATTGCCAATTTGGATATCGAAATTCAATTTTTAAAAATGAATTAAAAGGGAAAGTAATTTTAACTGCGGTTAGTTTTAAATTGACAAAACAAAAGCATCAATTAAATACTTCTTATGGAGCTATTGAAACTGAATTAGCTTCAAAAAATATTACAAAACCGACTTTAAAAAACATTTCTGATGCTGTAATCACCATCAGAAAATCTAAACTTCCAGACCCAAAAGAAATTGGAAATAGTGGTAGTTTCTTTAAAAACCCTGTGATTTCTAAAGAACAATTTTTAGAGCTTCAGAAACAAAACCCAAATGTACCAAGTTACACAGTTTCTGAAACTGAAATTAAAGTCCCTGCTGGTTGGTTGGTAGAACAAAGTGGATTTAAAGGAAAACGTTTTGGTGATGCTGGTGTTCACGAAAAACAAGCCTTAGTTTTAGTAAATTATGGAAATGCTTCTGGGGAAGAAATTTACGCACTTGCTAAAAAAATTCAAAAAACAGTTTTAGAGAAATTTAAAATTTCTTTGGAAATTGAAGTAAATGTAATCGCATAA
- a CDS encoding toxin-antitoxin system YwqK family antitoxin, giving the protein MKNQLLFFLLISSFLSCKTQVEKEEINSISEIIIDTVEVDKKDLKLNQLEGKWYYKNEPFNGFAVTFHNNGKLENKIGYHKGKKEGIAKKWYNDGTLRIESFYHQNRKVNTYKTWWSNGILQSEAFYVNGFVEGIERKWFRNGQLSKERTLEKGQEKGMQKAWLQNGKIYVNYEAKNGRKFGLQRANLCYQLKDEKIEEAKRN; this is encoded by the coding sequence ATGAAAAATCAGCTACTATTTTTCTTATTGATTTCTTCTTTTTTAAGTTGTAAGACACAAGTTGAAAAAGAAGAGATAAATAGTATTTCAGAAATAATAATTGATACTGTTGAAGTCGATAAGAAAGATTTAAAACTAAATCAATTAGAAGGAAAATGGTACTATAAAAATGAACCTTTTAATGGTTTTGCAGTTACTTTTCATAATAATGGAAAGTTGGAAAACAAAATAGGTTATCATAAAGGAAAAAAAGAAGGCATAGCAAAGAAATGGTATAATGATGGTACGTTAAGAATTGAATCTTTTTATCATCAAAATAGAAAAGTAAATACCTATAAAACTTGGTGGTCTAATGGAATTTTACAATCAGAAGCTTTTTATGTGAATGGTTTTGTAGAAGGAATTGAAAGAAAATGGTTTAGAAATGGTCAATTATCTAAAGAAAGAACTTTAGAGAAAGGACAAGAGAAAGGTATGCAAAAAGCATGGCTACAAAACGGAAAGATTTATGTGAATTATGAAGCCAAAAATGGAAGAAAATTTGGCTTACAAAGAGCAAATTTATGTTATCAATTAAAAGATGAAAAAATTGAAGAAGCTAAAAGAAATTAG
- a CDS encoding DUF1573 domain-containing protein translates to MKTFGTLVIALFITFSINSQEFKFEKETIDYGKIAKGSNGERIFVFTNIGDAPLIIKNIQSSCGCTVPKKPEQPIMPGEKGEIKVSYDTKRPGGFSKQITIFSNAKTSTKALKIKGFVSKEIFLAKEKSLLSEDN, encoded by the coding sequence ATGAAAACATTCGGAACTTTAGTAATCGCACTTTTTATTACATTTTCAATTAATTCTCAAGAATTTAAATTCGAAAAAGAAACAATCGATTATGGCAAAATAGCTAAAGGCTCTAATGGCGAGCGTATTTTTGTTTTTACAAATATTGGTGATGCTCCGTTAATTATAAAAAACATTCAATCTTCTTGTGGTTGTACAGTTCCAAAAAAACCAGAACAACCAATTATGCCTGGAGAAAAAGGAGAAATAAAAGTTTCTTACGATACAAAAAGACCAGGAGGTTTTTCTAAACAAATTACTATTTTCTCAAATGCTAAAACATCTACAAAAGCTCTAAAAATTAAAGGTTTTGTTTCCAAAGAAATTTTTCTTGCAAAAGAAAAAAGTTTACTTTCTGAAGATAATTAG
- a CDS encoding YHYH protein → MKKSILKLSLLTLLFITITVGCSSSSSVEEEVIVTGTLHEAFADFNSNAVEIYLDGNDVVIETTGLPNHETVYWGSGNSLYRDEPNVALTPTEINDNNNATTIRVDATPDLTGATVSTQLNTIGIAVSGASIFNDQEGNGALDQAAASLDWTGAHIGPGVYHYHLEPKAFTNDDDNLVGILLDGVFIYGRKCNSTGTYPTDLDSSGGHSTETQHSEGKVEYHYHIKNELYSTTGSYVVFEGPYQGY, encoded by the coding sequence ATGAAAAAATCAATTTTAAAATTATCACTACTAACTTTATTATTTATAACAATTACAGTAGGCTGTAGTTCATCTTCAAGTGTTGAAGAGGAAGTAATTGTTACAGGAACTTTACATGAAGCTTTTGCAGATTTTAATTCAAATGCCGTAGAAATTTATTTAGACGGAAATGATGTTGTAATAGAAACTACAGGTTTGCCAAATCATGAAACTGTGTATTGGGGTTCTGGAAATAGTTTATATAGAGATGAACCAAATGTGGCTTTAACTCCAACAGAAATAAATGATAATAATAACGCCACAACAATTCGTGTAGATGCCACTCCAGATTTAACAGGCGCTACAGTTTCCACTCAATTAAATACAATTGGTATTGCTGTAAGTGGTGCTTCAATTTTTAATGACCAAGAAGGAAATGGAGCTTTAGATCAAGCTGCTGCAAGTTTAGATTGGACAGGAGCTCATATTGGTCCAGGAGTTTACCATTATCATTTAGAACCAAAAGCGTTTACAAATGACGATGATAATTTAGTTGGTATTCTTTTAGACGGTGTTTTTATTTATGGAAGAAAATGTAACTCAACAGGAACCTATCCAACAGATTTAGATAGTTCTGGGGGGCATTCTACAGAAACACAACATAGTGAAGGTAAAGTAGAATATCATTATCATATTAAGAACGAATTATACTCAACTACAGGTTCTTATGTAGTTTTTGAAGGTCCTTATCAAGGTTATTAA